One Calidithermus timidus DSM 17022 genomic window, CCTGGCTTCGCTGAAGAAAACCGTCTCCACCGGCCAACGACGGATGGTGTTGACCAGGGTGCCCTTCTCCAGCACCAGCGCCCGTAGGCCGGCCCGCCTGGCCTCGATGGCAGCAGAAAGACCCACCGGACCTGCACCCACGATGATCAGATCCCACATGCTCCCCATGCTACAGGGCCAGGCTCGGGGCCGATTGTTCCCTCAAGCGGCCTGCCGCATCTGGCCTAATACCGGATTCAAAAAGATAATCACCCAAACCAAAGACCTTCAGAGGCTATCTTTTTGAATCCTAGAGCACTCCCTTCGGTCGACCGCCCCGCCTTGGCGGGGCGGCGTTCCCATTCGGGAACGAACTGACCGAATCTGGTATAAGATCGTGCTCACCAATAAGCTTGAACTCATATGGAATGGATCAGTAATCCCGAAATATGGACCGCGCTCCTCACGCTGACCGTGCTCGAGATCGTGCTGGGCGTGGATAACGTCATCTTCATCTCGATCTTGGCCTCCAAGCTGCCCAAAGCGCAGCAGGACCGCGCCCGCCAGACCGGGCTCTTGCTGGCCGCGGGCATGCGGCTGTTGTTCCTACTGGCCATCGGCTGGATCATCGGCCTCAAGGCCACGCTTTTCACCGTGCTGGGGCAAGATATCTCGGGCAAAGATATCGTGCTCCTCCTAGGTGGGCTCTTCCTGATCTACAAGGCTACCAAGGAGATCCACGAGAAGCTCGAGGGTGAGGAGGGCCACGCCAGCGCCCGCGTCGCCCCCACCTTCGCCGCGGTGATCGGCCAGATCCTGCTGCTAGACCTAGTCTTCTCCATCGACTCGGTGATCACCGCCGTGGGCATGACCCCCTACGTGCCGGTGATGATGGCCTCGGTGATCATCGCCGTAGGCATCATGCTCTTCGCCTCCAAGAGCATCTACGAGTTTGTCAACCGCCACCCGGCGGTCAAGATGCTGGCGCTGTCCTTCTTGCTGCTCATCGGCGTGAGCCTCATCGCCGAGGGCTTGGGCCAGAAGATCCCCAAGGGCTACATCTACTTCGCCATCGCCTTCGCGGTCTTCACCGAGTGGCTCAACATCCGCGCCGGCAGCCGCAGCAAGGCCAAGCCGGTGCAGCTTCACCAGCCCTACGAGCAGACGAAGGAGTAGCCGGCAATTATCCCCCGGGCGGGCTGGTCTCGAGCTCCTCCAGCGCCGCGTTCACGGCCCCAAGGAGGGGCCGGATTTTTTCGTCGGGGACACGCGAGAGCACCTTGACGATCTGCTCGAGGGCAGCCTGGTCGAACTGCCGGGTGATCGTGCGGCCCTGGGGGCTCAGCCGCACCTGCTTCTCCCGGCGGTTGGCGGGGTTCTCGGCGCGCTCGAGCAGCCCCTGCCGCACCATGCGCTCGACCATCTGGCTGGCCGCCGCCTTGGAGAGCCCGGTGCGCGCGGCGATCTCGGAGACCTTGAGCGATCCATCCACACTAAGCTCATAAAGCGTGTTGATCTCGCGCAGGGTGAGGCCGTGGATCTGGGCCATCTCGGTCATCCAGCCTGTCCAGTCAGCGAAGGCCACCTCGCTCAGCCGCCACAGGGCCTGGGCTAACTCCTGCCGTAGGGCGTCCACCCCCCCATCTTAGGCCAAAAGGGCGAACGGTTTGGCGAACCGCTATTTACGATTGACAAAACAGTTTGACAAACCAAACTTTTGTAGGTAAAGTGAGCCCATGGTGCGCTCCGGCCTGCTGGTGGTGCTGGCGATCCTCTTCGTGGACGTCGCAGGCGAAGGGTTGCTCTACCCCATCACGCCCAGCTTCCTGCAAGCCCTAAGCGGCGGCAGCGTGCAGGAGGCGGCCCGCCTCTACGGCTGGTCGCTGGCCCTCTACGCAGCGCTCACCCTGTTCTTCGCCCCGGTATGGGGAATGCTCTCCGACCGCTACGGGCGCAAGCCCCTCCTGCTTTTGTCAATGGCAGGGGCGGCGGTGGGAAACCTGCTCACCGCGCTGGCCCCCGGTCTGGAGCTCTACTTCCTAGGCCGCGCTGTTGCGGCGGTTACCAGCGCCAACCTGGTGGTAGTCAACGCCTACCTGGTCGACATCTCGCCCCCCGAACGGCGGGCCCGCAACTTCGGCCTCTTGGGGGCGGTTTTCGGCGTCGGCTTCGTGATCGGGCCTGCGCTGGGCGGGCTGGTGGGCGACTGGGGCTTGCGGGTGCC contains:
- a CDS encoding TerC family protein, producing the protein MEWISNPEIWTALLTLTVLEIVLGVDNVIFISILASKLPKAQQDRARQTGLLLAAGMRLLFLLAIGWIIGLKATLFTVLGQDISGKDIVLLLGGLFLIYKATKEIHEKLEGEEGHASARVAPTFAAVIGQILLLDLVFSIDSVITAVGMTPYVPVMMASVIIAVGIMLFASKSIYEFVNRHPAVKMLALSFLLLIGVSLIAEGLGQKIPKGYIYFAIAFAVFTEWLNIRAGSRSKAKPVQLHQPYEQTKE
- a CDS encoding MarR family winged helix-turn-helix transcriptional regulator codes for the protein MDALRQELAQALWRLSEVAFADWTGWMTEMAQIHGLTLREINTLYELSVDGSLKVSEIAARTGLSKAAASQMVERMVRQGLLERAENPANRREKQVRLSPQGRTITRQFDQAALEQIVKVLSRVPDEKIRPLLGAVNAALEELETSPPGG